Sequence from the Janthinobacterium lividum genome:
ATTGCCGTGATTGGCCTCGGTTATGTCGGTTTGCCCCTCGTTGCCGAATTCGGCAAGCAGGCGCGCACCATCGGCTTTGATATTGTGCAAAGCAAGGTTGACAGCTGCCTGCGGGGCGTCGATCCGTCGCGCGAGCTGAGCGACGAGCAGATGGCCGCCGCCGTGCATGCCGAATACTCGTCCGACCCCGCCATTCTGGCGCAGGCCGACATCATCATCGTCGCCGTGCCGACGCCGGTCGACGTGGCCCACAGCCCCGACTTCGGCCCCCTGATCGGCGCCAGCAAGAGCGTCGGCCAGCACATGAAGAAGGGCGCCATCGTCGTCTACGAGTCGACCGTATACCCGGGCGCGACCGAGGAAATCTGTATTCCCGTGCTGGAACAGGCGTCGGGCAAGCAGTGGAAGCGCGATTTCTTCGTCGGCTATTCTCCGGAGCGCATCAACCCGGGCGACCGCAAGCACATGCTGACGAACGTGGTGAAAGTGGTCTCGGGCGACACGCCGCAAACGCTGGAAACGGTGGCCGCCATGTACGAATCCATCGTCGAGCCGGGCGTGCACCGTTGCTCCAGCATCAAGGCGGCGGAAGCGTGCAAGGTGATTGAAAATACCCAGCGCGACCTGAACATTGCGCTGATGAACGAACTGGCGATCATCTTCGACAAGATCGGCATCGATACTTCCGAAGTCTTGACGGCGGCCGGCACGAAGTGGAACTTCCTGAAGTTCAGCCCAGGTCTGGTGGGCGGGCATTGCATCGGCGTCGATCCGTATTACCTCACGCACAAGGCCGAGACGCTGGGCTACCATCCTCAGGTCATCCTGGCCGGCCGTCGCATCAATGACGGCATGGGCAAGTACATCGCCGAGCAGACCATCAAGAACATGATTGCCGCCGGCAGCTATATCAAGGGCGCGCGCGTGAATGTGCTGGGCTTGACGTTCAAGGAAGATTGCGCCGACCTGCGCAATTCCAAGGTGGGCGACGTCATTAACGAACTCAAGACCTATGGCGTGGAAGTGTTCGTGCACGATCCGTATGCCGATGCGGAGGAGGCCATGCACGAGTATGGCGTGCGCCTGTTTGCGTGGGATGAGTTGCCGCGCGCCGATGCCATCGTCGCTGCCGTGTCGCACCGCGCGCTGACGTCGCTGCCCGTGGAAGACTTCCAGCAAAAACTGATCAAGGGCGGCTGTTTCATCGATGTGAAGGCGTGTTTTGACGAGGCGGCATTGCGCGCCGTGGGGATCAAGGTCTGGCGCTTGTAACAGCCGTTGGGCGGCACGGCGGGACAGGCGGCCACGCTTGTCCCGTTAATGTGCTCCTCTTTTGCACTGTATCAATTTCCTCTCTGGCATAGTCCCCTACACTGGGCCTGGCCATCTTCCTGGGGCGCCGACGGCGCCTTATCGAACTATCCTTCAGACAGGCAGCGGCGCCGCGGCCGGAGTGCCGGACCGCCGATGGAAGCGTGCGCCATTGAGTCGACAGGAGCCCGATATGAAAATCTACCCAGTGATCCTGTCGGGAGGTGCCGGCAGCCGCCTGTGGCCCTTGTCGCGCCAGGCGTTGCCCAAGCAATTGTTGCCGCTGCTTTCGCAGCAGACCCTGCTGCAGGAAGCCGTGCTGCGCGTACGCGGGCTGGGTCATGCCGCGCTCGAGGCCATGCCGCCGCTGCTGGTGTGCGGCAATGAGCACCGCTTCATGGTGGCGGAGCAGTTGCGCCAGATCGGCGTGGCGCCGCTGGCCATCGTCCTGGAGCCGCTGGGACGCAATACGGCGCCGGCAGTGGCGGTGGCCGCGCAATATCTGCTGACGCTCGATGCCGAGGCGGTCATGCTCGTCCTGCCTGCCGACCACTGCATCGCCGACGTACCGGCGTTTCACCAGGTGGTCGGGCAAGCGGCTGTGCTGGCCGCGGCCGGCGAGCTTGCCACCTTTGGCATCGTTCCTACCACTGCGGAAACGGCTTACGGCTATATTCTTTCCGGCGCACTGCTGGCCGGTTCGCTGCAGGGCCGCGAAGTTGAGCGTTTCGTGGAAAAACCGGACTTGGCGACGGCGCGTGGCTTCCTCGCCGATGGCCGTTATCTGTGGAATAGCGGCATGTTCATGTTCCGCGCCGCAAGTTACCTGCGCGAGTTGCAGCAATTCGAACCGGCCATGCACGCGGCGTGCGCCGCCGCGGTGGCCGACGGTTGCCGCGACCTCGACTTTTTTCGCCTGGCAGCGGATGTTTTTTCGTCCTGCCGCAGCGTCTCGATCGACCATGCTGTGATGGAGCACACGCGCCGCGCCGTGGTGCTTCCCGCCGCCATGGGCTGGAGCGATATCGGTTCCTGGTCCGGCTTGTGGGACGTGTTGCCAGGCGATGAGCAGGGCAATGTCGTGCGTGGCGATGTCTATCTGGACGGCGCCCGCAACTGCATGATACGGGCGGAAAGCCGGATGGTGGCCGTGTTGGGCGCACAGGACCTGGTGATCGTGGAGACGGACGATGCCGTCCTGGTGGCGCGGCGCGATCAGGTGCAGCGCGTGCGGCAAGTGGTTGAACACCTGGAGCGCCATGGGCGCACCGAGCACGTGCAGCATCGGCTCGTCTACCGTCCCTGGGGCAGCTATGAAGGCATCGACGTGGGCGAGCGTTTCCAGGTCAAGCGCATCGTCGTCAATCCAGGTGGGAAACTATCGCTGCAGATGCACCATCACCGTTCTGAACACTGGGTGGTCGTGCGCGGCACGGCGCGCGTCACATGCGGCGAGACGGTGCGCCTGCTGACAGAGAATGAATCGACATATATTCCGCTCGGCATGATCCACCGGCTGGAAAATCCTGGCAAGCTGCCGCTGCACCTGATCGAGGTGCAGACGGGCGCTTACCTGGGAGAGGACGATATCGTGCGCCATGCGGATGCGTATCAGCGCGCCTGAGATGCGGGCGTACCGAGCGGCGCCGCATTCATGACGTCGGGAACGCAGTCGCTGGCGATGATCTTGCCGGGATTGCCCGCGACGATGGAGGCGGGCGGCACGTCGGCCACGACCACGGTGCCGCCGGCGACGCGGCTGCCCTGTCCGATGGTGATCGCGCCGGTAATGATGGCATGGGGGCCGACCCAGACGCCGTCCTCCAATGTCGGATAGGCGCTGCTGCGCTGGTCCGGGGCGGTGATGCTATCGCGCCGGCCCAGGGTCGCGCCGTGCAGCAGGGTGACATTGCTGCCGATGACGGCGCCAGGCGAAATGACGGTGCCCCAGCCATGCGTCAGGGCGAAACCGGGACCGACCCGGGTTTGCCAGGAAAAGTCGATACCCGCGCGGCGGGTGGCGCTGCGATGCAGCAGCTTGCAAAACGGTAGCAGATATTTCCAGGGAGCGCGGGCGTCGCGCGCGGCCTGGCACAGGCGCATGGTGACGATCGCGCGGAAGGGACGGCTGCCGACAGCCCCTTTCAGCGTCAGGCGCCAACCACTGCGCCCGTATAACCGGAATGTGTCCGCATGCAATGCCGTCCAGGTGGACATATGACTTCCTTTTCTTGAGATGATCCGTCAATCTGATAAAACTTTGCCAATTATAACTGCTGCATGTGCCTGCCCTGGTGGCTGACGGGCGATAGTTCTCGCCTCTTATTTTGATGCCATAAAGAAACTTTTTATTAAAAAATAAATAACTTAAAAAGTTACTTTATGCTATTATCCTTGCTGGTTTGATTATATAAATTCATGTGGCCGCGTTGCGGCCACAATTTTGCTTGGTGGAGTCGCATGAAGAACAATACCCGCTCTATTCTGGCTGTCCTGGCTTTTGCCGGTTCGGCCCTGCTGTCCCAGGCGGCCACTGCGGCTGTCGACATCAGTTCCCTGCCGAAAGCCGTCAAGCTGGAGAGCGGCGGTTCGCTGACATTTGGCGACAAGTTCAAGAACAATCAACAGGGCAGCTTTTTCAATGATGTGTTTACGTTTAACGTGACGCAGCCCAGCGCGCTCAACGTGGTCCTGACTTCGCAAAGCACCAGCGCCCTGACCGGCTTGAATTTGACGGGCTTTGGCTTGTACAGCAGCGTCGGCAACACCTTGTTGCAGGGCGGTACCCAGGAGCTGAGCGGTGCGACCGACAAATGGAGCCTGTCGTTCGCGAACCTGGCCGCCGGTGCGTACTATATGAAGGTCAGCGGCGATATCGTCTTCAGCACCGGCGCCACGTTCAGCGGCAATGGCAACCTGGTATCGGCCGTGCCCGAGCCTGGAACCTATGCGATGCTGCTTGCCGGCCTGGGTTTGCTGGGGTTTGTCGCTCGCCGCCGTCAGAAATCCGCCTGAACACGACTCGCTGTCGTGACGCTATAGTCCCTTTCCCGCGGCGCGCTTGCGTTGACCGCCGTTATCTTGGTGAAAAGTATGCATAAAA
This genomic interval carries:
- a CDS encoding nucleotide sugar dehydrogenase codes for the protein MTTIAVIGLGYVGLPLVAEFGKQARTIGFDIVQSKVDSCLRGVDPSRELSDEQMAAAVHAEYSSDPAILAQADIIIVAVPTPVDVAHSPDFGPLIGASKSVGQHMKKGAIVVYESTVYPGATEEICIPVLEQASGKQWKRDFFVGYSPERINPGDRKHMLTNVVKVVSGDTPQTLETVAAMYESIVEPGVHRCSSIKAAEACKVIENTQRDLNIALMNELAIIFDKIGIDTSEVLTAAGTKWNFLKFSPGLVGGHCIGVDPYYLTHKAETLGYHPQVILAGRRINDGMGKYIAEQTIKNMIAAGSYIKGARVNVLGLTFKEDCADLRNSKVGDVINELKTYGVEVFVHDPYADAEEAMHEYGVRLFAWDELPRADAIVAAVSHRALTSLPVEDFQQKLIKGGCFIDVKACFDEAALRAVGIKVWRL
- a CDS encoding mannose-1-phosphate guanylyltransferase/mannose-6-phosphate isomerase; this translates as MKIYPVILSGGAGSRLWPLSRQALPKQLLPLLSQQTLLQEAVLRVRGLGHAALEAMPPLLVCGNEHRFMVAEQLRQIGVAPLAIVLEPLGRNTAPAVAVAAQYLLTLDAEAVMLVLPADHCIADVPAFHQVVGQAAVLAAAGELATFGIVPTTAETAYGYILSGALLAGSLQGREVERFVEKPDLATARGFLADGRYLWNSGMFMFRAASYLRELQQFEPAMHAACAAAVADGCRDLDFFRLAADVFSSCRSVSIDHAVMEHTRRAVVLPAAMGWSDIGSWSGLWDVLPGDEQGNVVRGDVYLDGARNCMIRAESRMVAVLGAQDLVIVETDDAVLVARRDQVQRVRQVVEHLERHGRTEHVQHRLVYRPWGSYEGIDVGERFQVKRIVVNPGGKLSLQMHHHRSEHWVVVRGTARVTCGETVRLLTENESTYIPLGMIHRLENPGKLPLHLIEVQTGAYLGEDDIVRHADAYQRA
- a CDS encoding serine O-acetyltransferase codes for the protein MSTWTALHADTFRLYGRSGWRLTLKGAVGSRPFRAIVTMRLCQAARDARAPWKYLLPFCKLLHRSATRRAGIDFSWQTRVGPGFALTHGWGTVISPGAVIGSNVTLLHGATLGRRDSITAPDQRSSAYPTLEDGVWVGPHAIITGAITIGQGSRVAGGTVVVADVPPASIVAGNPGKIIASDCVPDVMNAAPLGTPASQAR
- a CDS encoding FxDxF family PEP-CTERM protein, whose amino-acid sequence is MKNNTRSILAVLAFAGSALLSQAATAAVDISSLPKAVKLESGGSLTFGDKFKNNQQGSFFNDVFTFNVTQPSALNVVLTSQSTSALTGLNLTGFGLYSSVGNTLLQGGTQELSGATDKWSLSFANLAAGAYYMKVSGDIVFSTGATFSGNGNLVSAVPEPGTYAMLLAGLGLLGFVARRRQKSA